TGACCAGCGGCAGCGCGATTCCTCAGGTCGGGAGATCCGGCGATCTATTCACCTTCAGAGTGACTTACAGCGATGCGAACGGTCATGCCCCGGAGCTGAGGGAAGTGGATCAGGTTCAAGGCTACGTCTGGCTGATCATTGATGACAGGCGCGTGGCTTACATTCCTATGACCGGCCCGCCGACGCCGCCTGCCCCGAATTATGTTACCGGTGCGGTGTTCACGGCGGTCGTTGACAGCGCTTCTCTTGCCGAGGGTCCTCACACCTACTACTTCGAGGCCTCCGACGGATGGGTCTCAACTAGACTTCCCGCAGTCGGCTCTGCGCCGCTCCTTTTCTATATCAACCGGAAACCGGTGCTTACGAATCCCGCGGTCACCCCGACTTCCGGGAACGAGGGCAGGCAATACATATACACCGTGACCTATACGGACCCGGACAGCCAATCGCCGGCGTCCATACTGGTGTGGATTGACGGAACGTCTTACGCGATGACGATTGACACCTCGTTCGGCACGAACTTCGCTGCAGGCGTGCGATATCGCTTCGCGGTCCAGAATCCCACTATTCTGACGCCGGGTGCGCCGGATTCGCACAGCTTCTACTTCACCGCGTCGGATGGACTCGAGAGTGCGACGCCGACTACGACCATCATTGGGCCATACGTGTATGCCAATGTCGCGCCCGTGCTGAGCAGTGGAATGGTCAACCCCGTCAGCCGATGGACGGACAGCACGTACACATATAGTGTCGTTTACAGAGACCCGAACGGCGATGCGCCGCAGTTCGTGAAGGTATACATAGACGGTTCGGGCGATGCCAATGCCTTCCTCATGACTAAGGTCGCGAACCAGAACGACTACACTGCGGGCGTGACGTATACGTATAACAAGGTCGGGCTATCGAGAGGCGACGATCATACGTTCTTCTTCACGGCGAACGACTATCTGCTGGATGCGCGGGATCCGTCAACCGGCACGTTCATCGGCCCGACGGTCGCTGACAGGCCGACCGCCTTCCTCCAGGTGAACCAGCCGACGACGACCCCGGCAATCGGCCAGGCGACGACGATCACGGGCAGCGTGACGCCTGGGATGGCGATAACCCTCATGCTTGAGTTCACGCGGCCGGATGGTACTTCGCTCCTGCGGTCAGTGACGACGAACTCCAGCGGCGTGTTCTCGACGGTTTGGACCCCGAACATGACTGGCATGCTGCCCGGCCCAACCTGGAGAGTATCGGCTTCGTGGACTGGGAACGCCGACTATGGGCCCACGGAGTCCAGTGAGATAGTCGTACAGGTAAGCGGGCCGAGCACGACCGTCAGGGGTCTGGACATGATCTCGATACCTCTGAACCCGGCGAACCCGTTCCCGGGTGTGGTATTCGGCGAAGGTTCCTATGCAGTGGCTCGATGGCGCCCATCTCTGAACGACTACGCGTACTACTTCTCGATACAGCGGCCGACACCGCCTAACTTCCCGCTCGCCGATATCGAACTCGGCTATGGGTACTGGGTCAAAGTCTACGAAAGTCAGACGATGAACCTCGCGCCGAGCGGGGACCTGGCGAGCACGTCATCGAACTACCTGATCTACGCGGCAACTGGGTGGAACCAGATCGGTTGCCCGTTTACCTCGAGGGTGGACTGGAGCGCGCTGAGGGTCAGAAGCGTCGCCACCGGGCAGACCGTTGACTTGGCGACTGCGGCCTCGCGCGGATGGGTGCGGGCCTACGGGTGGGCATTCCAGCAGTCGGGGAGCAATCCATACACCGGGGAGTACAAGTTGGTGGATCCGACCAAGAACGGCGCTCTCAGGTATCTGGAGCCGTGGCGTGGCTACTGGTTTAGGGCTTTGACGCCCTGTTACGTGGTCGTTCCGCCTCCTTCGACTCTCGCGGTCGAGGCGAGCAGGCCTATGTCCGTTGAGTCGGTTGGCGGTTCGGATTGGGAAGTCGGCCTGAGTGTCAGCGTGGAGGGCAAGATGGATGCCGATAACGGTTTCGGCAGCGGTCAGGTAGCCTCGAGGATCGAGAGTCCTCGCTACCTCGACAACTACATTGATCTCAGCTTCACCGACGACAAGGGCGGATCTTTCGCTTACGATATCAGACTGAACGCTGCACAGGGTGAGACCTGGAAGTTCAAGGTGACCACCGACCAGGCCGATGGACTGGCGCAGATCGCGTGGAGCGGTGTGGGTAGTATGCCGATAGGGCGTATCTTGATGCTGGTGGACGAGACCTCGGGCCAACGGGTGTTGATGACCCCTGGTGGAGTCTACACATTCCCGGCGTCAGATGCGGTCGGAGGCAAGTTATTCAGCGTGACCCTGGGCGATCAGCGGCCCAGCAAGCCATGAAAGGTACGGATATGCGAACGATGCTTAGACTGAGATGCGTCAGGTGGATCGCTTGGATGATCGTGGTGCAGTTCGGACTGCCCTACATGGGCGGCGCGGTCCTCGCGGCCACGTCCAAGGAAATGTTGAGGCAGACGGCTGTCATATTTCCTGTCGGGAATATGGAAACGGATTCACCGTCTGCCGCGAAGGCGGCCAGAGCCGCCGACCACCTCACGGCTCTCCTTCAGAGGGGATTCGCGGGCTATCCGAGATACCTCACCGTCAACTACTCGGAACGCCTACCATCAGTGCAGAAGATCGCAAGTATGGACCCTGATGGAAAGAAGCTTGTTGCAGGACCCTTTGCGGGCGATCCGGATGCCATGAAGCGAGCGCTGGCGATAGCGAAGGCGACGTCAGCTGATGTCGCCATCACGAGTACTCTCGACTTCTATAAGTTCGACGCAGGCAAGAGCGAAGTGGCCATTACGGCGACCGTTCACGTGGTTGACGTGAAGAGCGCCAAGTCCTATGATACGACGGTTACTGGTCGCGCATCCAGGCCCGCCGGAGATGATACGGCCGAGGGCGTGCTGGCCGAAGACGCTGTACGCGATGCGGGCATGAAGCTTATGGAGCAGATTACTGGCGGACAGTACGATTCTGCGCAGCAGCAGCCGGTGGTGGTTGCTTCCGCTGAGAAGCGTTCCAAAAAGAACTGGCTTCCGATGCTCCTGTTGTCGCTCGGTGTGGGTCTGCTGGTGAGTAGCTCGGGCGGCAGCAGCGATTCAGGAACGCCAGGCGGGGCTGATCCTCCGCCGAATCCGCCGGGCTTCTAGTCTACACGAGTTCCAGTGTCGCATGGCGCCGGCAAGTGCGGTATCATGCGAGTGATCTCTCAAGGAGTAGGGGATGGTACGATCTTCACGCATGACTGGTGTGGTGGCAGTGCTCTGGTGTCTTGCGGTGTTGGTTTGCGGGCCGGCGCGTGCGCAGACCCAGCGTGGGTCCATTCTGGTGTTGCCCGTCTTCAACGGAATCGGTGAGGACAAAGCTGGGATGGCCGAGGACTTGGTTGTGATGCTCAAGGACGGTTTGACTATCACCGGAAAATACCTCGTCCTGAGCAGCGACCCGGCCACAAGCGTGAGCGTGCAGCGTGCCATCGCGGAGCAGCAGCTGAAGGTCGAGGATATGACCACGGCATTCAAGACCGATGCTCAGGGCATAGCTCGGGCGGCCAAGGTGTGCAAGGCCATCGGTGCCGATATGTGTGTTATGAGTTCTCTGGACAGCTATGCTTTCGATGCTGGCGCCAAGACCGTGGACATAGGATTGACTGTAAAGATCGTGCGCGCGGCGTCTGATGCGGATGCGACTACGATCTCAGTCAAAGGATCTGCGTCCGGCAGCCTGGACGACCAAAGCCAGACCGAGAGCGGGGTGGCCGTTGCTGCGCTGGATGATGCCGCGTCCAAGGCTCTCTCGGGTATCCTCGATGCCACCCTCGTTGAGACTTCCGTGCCTACCGGGGAGGGCGTCTCGTCCGGTGAGAAGCCCAGAGGGCGCGACAAGGGTCTTCTTCAGGCTATGCTTGCGGCACTGCTCATCGGCCTGCTCGTGGGAGGCAGGTAGTAGAGCCTTCTGGAAATACGCTATGTGCTCGTTGAGGCCCGATGCCTTTCAAGGCGCGGGCCTTATTGCTGAACTCGACTGGCGTGATTGAGGGACGATGGGGCGGTTCTTCACTGCAATCCTATGTCTAGTGGCGATCGGTGGCGTATGCGGACCACTGCAGGCCGACAGGGGGGTCGGAAGCATCCGCCTGACGGTCAACCCGGCGATCATCCCGGCGGATGGCAAGACGATCTGCACCATAAGCGCGAGCGTTAGGGACCGCGATGGCAACCTTGTCCCCGATGGGACCGAGATACAGTTCAGCGCTAGCCTCGGTCTCGTGGAGGAGGCTGCCGAAACTTCCTCGGGCGTCGCCCGCGCGAAGCTGACCAGCGCCGATATACCCGGGGATTCCGTCGTGACCGCAACGTGGCTCGATGGGCAGGCGGTCTCGCAGACTTCGGTTACCTTCGCCGTGTCGGCGGGGCAGTTCGTCGGTCCCCAGTACCTCAGTATCGAGTCCGGCGAATATCTGGCCTACAGCATTGACTACAGGGTGATGGAAGCCATTGGAGATGTCCGTATCAGGTATCGTATGTTGGAGATCACCGCCGACAGCGCCCAGGTGGATCTCCAGATGGACAGAATCGTGGCGCGTGGTGAGGGCCGTGAGAAGCCGATAACGATCCGAGCTGGAGAGAAGACGATCACTGGCAGCCTGCTCGTATGCGGCTTGGAGAGTCTCCAGGGGCAGTTGATCTCTATTGCCGATGGTACCAGTTTCGACGTAGACCTTGCCGCCGGATCTGTTAGACCTTCTGACGGCCTGTCGTCCGTTCCGCCTGAGGAGCAGGAGTTCGTGGACCTGTCGGCGAGCAGCATCCTTATCAAGGCGAGGAGGGCCGTCATATTCCCGAGCGACAAGATCCAGTTCAAGAGGGTCTCTGTCTACGTCAATCGAAAACACGCCATTTCCTTTCCGTACTACGTGCTCTCGCTGACCGACTATCAGGCGGATGAGGAGCAGTATGTCGGGTATGGCACAGGTGGCTTGACCCTTAACCTTCCAGTCTACTATTCGCTGACGCCGACATCTAGTGGCGCGCTTCTCCTTCGACGCGGGGAGAGCGCGGGGTGGGGATGGTACGGCCAGAGTCCGGGATGGTATCTCGATGTTAGGCAGAGATACAGCTCATCCAATGCGAGTGGGCAGATCCTGTTAAGCCAGGTTACGAATCAGGACTGGGGTGCCCACTTCAATCACAACCAGCAGTTTGATGATCGAACCCAGGGCTATCTGTACCTGGACTGGGCCGCGCATGAGGATCTCTACGGCATGGTCAACCTGAATCGGAGCTACGATCGGTTCAATGCAGGACTTAACGTATATGGCTCACACTCTGGGGATGGCGCGGACTATCACACAACCGAGATGAGTGTACGAACGCGGCCCAGACCCGTCGGTTCGATTCCTGCCAGGCTGACATTCCTGAGCAGAACCGCATATTCTAGCGGGTCGGGTCTGGTCGGTCATTCCGGTCTGCAGCAATCCGTCCTCGCCAACATTCAATCGAGCGCGATCCGACTGGGTAGCTCGGCGACTTTCCGCAGTACGCTCGGCATGGGGTATCTCTGGGGAAGCGACCGTGCCTCCGGTCTCTCTTCAGTGGCCACTGCGATGCTCGACTGGCGGCTGGCGACCTACAGCAGGCTTCAGGTAAACTACAGGTTTGCAGATCGTGCTACGTCGTATACTAGTTCGGTGCTCGGGAAACAGAGTCTCAGCGCAAATCTTCGCGTGAGCGATGGAAAACGCTGGGGGGCTACGCTCTACGCGATGAGAGGCCTTGACTACGCATCGTCTAACTTCTTTGGGGATCTGAGCTATCGCGTGTCGAGGGAATGGCGAGTGGGCGTGCGTTCTACATCCAATAGGTACGGTGACCTCCACTACAACGACACGGAATATGCGCTGGGAAAGCTCTTCGGTAGCCGAGAACTCATAGCAGTGTGGTCGCAGTCTCAGCAGAGGGTGATGCTGGAGTTGGGCTATGGCGGGTTCTAGAGCTATAGCAGGCGGCAGAGTCTCACGATGTTATGAGTCGAACGCATGTGCGCGGTTGAGGTGACTATAGGGGTGTAGCGGTGTGTAAGTTCAGGATAGCTTCCGAGTTCGATCCGGCAGGGGACCAACCCAAAGCGATAGAGGAACTGGTTGCAGGCATCCGGGACGGCATGCGCTACCAGACGCTTCTTGGCGTCACCGGCTCCGGCAAGACGTTCACAATGGCGAACGTCATCGAGAGGGTGCAGAGGCCGAGCCTGGTCATCGCCCACAACAAGACTCTCGCCGCGCAGCTCTGCGGGGAGTTCAGGGAGTTCTTCCCGGAAAATGCCGTCGAATACTTCGTCAGCTACTACGACTACTACCAGCCGGAGGCCTATATTCCCCAGACCGACACGTATATCGAGAAAGATTCTTCGATCAACGATGAGATTGACCGTCTGCGGCACTCGGCCACCCAGGCAGTCTTGGAGCGGCGCGACGTGATCATCGTCGCCAGTGTCTCATGCATCTACGGTCTCGGCTCACCGCGCGAGTACGTGAATACGATGCTCGCCCTCTCGACAGGCAGTTCGTATCCCCGCGAGGAGATTCTTCGACGGCTGGTGGACATGCAGTTCGTCCGCAATGAAGTGGCCCTGCAGCGAGGGACATTCAGAGTGAAGGGCGACATCCTGGAGGTCCAGCCTGCGGACGAGGAGATCATCATCCGGGTTGAGTGCTTCGGCGACGAAATAGAGAGGATCACCATCGTCGATCCACTGACCGGCGAGGTTCTGAGCCGTGAGGAGAAGATAACGGTTTTCCCTGCCACCCATTTCGTCGCCTCCGCGGAGAGCATCGAGCGCGCTCTGGGACAGATCGAGGCGGAGCTTCAGGAGAGAGTCGAGCAGTTCCAGCGCAACGGGCAACTCCTTGAAGCCCAGAGGATCGAACAGCGTACCAAGTACGACATGGAGATGATCAAGGAACTGGGATACTGCTCGGGCATCGAGAACTACTCGCGGATACTAGATGGGCGGGAGCAGGGCCAACCCCCCTTCTGCCTGCTGGACTACTTTCCGGAAGATTTCCTGGTGATGATTGACGAGTCCCACCAGACGATCCCACAGCTACACGGGATGTACGCGGGAGACAGATCGCGAAAAGAGATCCTCGTCGACTTCGGTTTCAGACTGCCGTCCGCCCTGGACAATCGGCCGCTCAAGTTCGACGAGTTCGAGGAGCGGGTCAACCAGGTCGTATTCATTTCCGCCACTCCGGGGCCGTTCGAAATGAGGCACAGCGAGAGGATAGTGGAGCAGATCGTTAGGCCGACCGGACTGATAGATCCGAAGGTGATCATAAGACCTACGACCGGTCAGATTGACGACCTGATCGGCGAGATTCGCGAACGCACCGAGAAGCGAGAGCGCACTCTCGTAA
This window of the Armatimonadota bacterium genome carries:
- the uvrB gene encoding excinuclease ABC subunit UvrB, encoding MCKFRIASEFDPAGDQPKAIEELVAGIRDGMRYQTLLGVTGSGKTFTMANVIERVQRPSLVIAHNKTLAAQLCGEFREFFPENAVEYFVSYYDYYQPEAYIPQTDTYIEKDSSINDEIDRLRHSATQAVLERRDVIIVASVSCIYGLGSPREYVNTMLALSTGSSYPREEILRRLVDMQFVRNEVALQRGTFRVKGDILEVQPADEEIIIRVECFGDEIERITIVDPLTGEVLSREEKITVFPATHFVASAESIERALGQIEAELQERVEQFQRNGQLLEAQRIEQRTKYDMEMIKELGYCSGIENYSRILDGREQGQPPFCLLDYFPEDFLVMIDESHQTIPQLHGMYAGDRSRKEILVDFGFRLPSALDNRPLKFDEFEERVNQVVFISATPGPFEMRHSERIVEQIVRPTGLIDPKVIIRPTTGQIDDLIGEIRERTEKRERTLVTTLTKKMAEDLTEYLVELGLKVQYLHSEVHTLDRMEILRDLRLGVYDIVVGINLLREGLDLPEVSLVAILDADKEGFLRSETALVQTIGRAARNIDGTVIMYADDITGSMHRAIEETNRRRALQLEFNERHGITPASVTKAVREVIEAKKVAETKVEYRARSAVDEETPLDKIMLVMANLEREMKKAAKNLDFEYAAEIRDEIARLKKLLPTSRWS